The proteins below come from a single Aegilops tauschii subsp. strangulata cultivar AL8/78 chromosome 6, Aet v6.0, whole genome shotgun sequence genomic window:
- the LOC109754510 gene encoding transcription factor MYB30, giving the protein MVRAPCCEKLGLKRGPWTAKEDMTLVAHIEKHGHSNWRALPKQAGLLRCGKSCRLRWINYLRPDIKRGNFTSEEEEAIIQLHAMLGNRWSTIAARLPGRTDNEIKNVWHTHLKKRLESSSKPSGQAAPKRKAKKPAVAGSAIEGPTSEPASSSPGQSLSMSPEQSLSTSSAADYSMASSLENTGSSSSESEEFQIDDSFWSETLAMSVDSSGSGMETGDTFGADSLSPSSSNNEMDFWVTLFMQAGDMQSLSQI; this is encoded by the coding sequence ATGGTGAGGGCTCCTTGCTGCGAGAAGTTGGGGCTCAAGAGAGGCCCGTGGACGGCGAAGGAGGACATGACCCTGGTGGCTCACATCGAGAAGCACGGGCACAGCAACTGGCGGGCGCTGCCGAAGCAGGCCGGCCTGCTGCGCTGCGGCAAGAGCTGCCGCCTCCGATGGATCAACTACCTGCGCCCCGACATCAAGCGCGGCAACTTCAccagcgaggaggaagaagccaTCATCCAACTCCACGCCATGCTCGGCAACAGATGGTCCACCATTGCCGCCAGGCTGCCTGGGAGGACGGACAACGAGATCAAGAACGTCTGGCACACACACCTCAAGAAGCGACTCGAGTCCTCGTCCAAGCCATCCGGCCAGGCAGCGCCTAAGCGCAAAGCCAAGAAGCCTGCTGTGGCTGGGAGCGCGATCGAGGGACCGACCTCCGAGCCGGCGTCGTCGTCACCGGGGCAGTCCCTCTCGATGTCGCCGGAGCAGTCCCTCTCGACGTCGTCCGCTGCTGACTACTCGATGGCCTCGTCGTTGGAGAACACGGGAAGCTCTTCCTCGGAGTCGGAGGAGTTCCAGATTGACGACAGCTTCTGGTCGGAGACACTGGCGATGTCGGTGGACAGCTCCGGTTCCGGGATGGAAACCGGCGACACCTTCGGCGCAGATAGTTTATCGCCGTCGTCGAGCAACAATGAGATGGACTTCTGGGTCACACTGTTCATGCAGGCTGGTGACATGCAGAGTTTGTCACAGATTTAA